The Nitrospira sp. genome contains a region encoding:
- a CDS encoding barstar family protein → MTGKPTLYTHLSNATPPWSGLLIVPRGAPITTLVKVPPEFVVRTIQGKKCRTSPGLFDEFARVLAFPEYFGHNWDALEECLADFEWLPAKGYIFLITDAHAVLPDDEEEYETLLEVLSDAGEAWSKGQTADGRRAPFHVCFLVTEQDKSSRKRWELEEFSSAERKAPKTKARSKHSAKPSQK, encoded by the coding sequence ATGACAGGGAAACCGACACTGTACACGCATCTGAGCAACGCCACGCCGCCTTGGTCAGGACTGCTTATTGTTCCTCGAGGAGCCCCGATCACAACGTTGGTGAAGGTTCCACCGGAATTCGTCGTGCGCACGATCCAAGGGAAGAAATGCCGGACTTCACCCGGTCTCTTTGATGAGTTCGCGCGGGTGCTTGCCTTTCCGGAGTACTTCGGACACAACTGGGACGCACTGGAGGAATGTCTTGCCGATTTTGAGTGGCTTCCGGCCAAAGGCTACATTTTCCTGATTACCGACGCGCACGCTGTGCTTCCCGATGATGAAGAGGAGTATGAAACGTTGTTGGAAGTCCTGAGTGACGCCGGCGAAGCCTGGAGCAAGGGGCAAACGGCCGATGGCCGGCGCGCGCCATTCCATGTGTGCTTTTTGGTGACTGAACAGGACAAATCGAGTCGGAAGCGCTGGGAATTAGAAGAGTTCTCCTCCGCAGAGCGGAAGGCGCCTAAGACGAAAGCCCGCTCTAAACATTCGGCCAAACCCTCCCAGAAATAG
- a CDS encoding HAD-IA family hydrolase, whose amino-acid sequence MMVKTPVDLLIFDLDGTLIESKWDIAQSVNFTLAELGLPERPIEEIFGFVGDGVKRLLRLAVGEGNQVRFEEALKVFRGHYLEHCLDRTTFYPGIEPMLQHFTHTYKAIATNKSIEYTRVILNGLGPQHFRYMVGGDNGFGLKPEPGMLLHIIETVGASKERTVLVGDSTNDINGGHNAGIRVCAVGYGMGNRERMAACQPDWFIEKPEQLMELFT is encoded by the coding sequence ATGATGGTCAAGACCCCCGTAGATCTCTTGATTTTTGATCTGGATGGTACGCTCATCGAATCCAAGTGGGATATCGCGCAATCCGTCAATTTTACGCTTGCCGAGTTGGGATTGCCGGAGCGCCCCATCGAAGAAATTTTCGGGTTCGTCGGCGACGGTGTGAAGCGACTGCTGCGTTTGGCGGTCGGTGAGGGCAATCAGGTCAGATTCGAAGAGGCCTTGAAAGTATTTCGGGGCCATTATCTCGAACATTGTTTGGACCGGACGACCTTCTATCCCGGCATCGAACCGATGCTGCAACACTTTACCCATACGTACAAAGCGATTGCGACCAACAAGTCGATCGAATATACGCGCGTCATCTTGAACGGGTTAGGTCCGCAACATTTCCGGTATATGGTCGGTGGAGACAATGGATTCGGACTCAAGCCGGAACCCGGCATGTTGCTGCATATCATAGAAACGGTGGGGGCCTCGAAGGAGCGAACCGTTCTCGTCGGAGACAGCACCAATGATATCAATGGAGGTCATAACGCAGGTATTCGCGTCTGCGCGGTCGGGTATGGCATGGGGAATCGAGAGAGGATGGCCGCGTGTCAGCCCGATTGGTTCATCGAAAAACCGGAACAACTCATGGAGCTGTTTACATAA
- a CDS encoding insulinase family protein: MRVHGGSRTSVHAFGRLVLRVCVLSTLSLHLLITLSYAATSGLAERVIEHRLANGLTVLMVERHQTPVVSINITFAVGGINEQVGQTGLAHLYEHMAFKGTRVVGTTNYEKEKPILDEITLVGTELDLRQRDAAAKNGSETVEERTAIESLQKRLLDLQTQAAQYVVGNEMALLYQRHGGVGLNASTGKDLTRYMISLPSNRLPLWAAIESDRMANPVLREFYKERGVVMEERRLRNDDSPNGLLFETFTSTAFRAHGYGIPTIGWGSDILALTPAATESFFKAQYGPNRATIALVGDINPKEVIALIEHTFGKIPAAPPPPPLVTVEPEQRGERRVEVEFDAEPAIVIGYHKPTLRHPDDDVFDVLDAVLSDGLTSRLHQKLVREKRLAASVGSDASHPGVRAPNLFVVTATPLAPHTTTEVETAIYEEIERLKREPVSSQELEKVLNNLDADLVRGLRSNSGLASQLALHQAVAGDWRYILTSRDKVANVTAADVQRVATQYFTKSNRTVAVLVKKENTKAIAAVPAGEVRP; encoded by the coding sequence ATGAGAGTACACGGCGGCAGCAGGACCTCGGTTCATGCATTTGGTCGTCTTGTCCTTAGGGTTTGCGTGCTCAGTACGCTGAGCCTCCACTTACTCATCACCCTGTCGTACGCCGCCACGTCGGGTCTTGCCGAGCGAGTCATCGAGCACCGGCTTGCCAATGGGCTGACCGTACTCATGGTGGAGCGGCATCAGACGCCTGTCGTTTCGATCAACATCACGTTCGCAGTGGGCGGCATCAATGAGCAGGTCGGCCAAACCGGTCTCGCGCATCTCTATGAACACATGGCCTTCAAGGGCACGCGTGTGGTCGGCACGACAAACTATGAAAAAGAAAAGCCGATCTTGGATGAAATCACACTGGTCGGAACGGAACTCGACCTGCGTCAGCGTGATGCGGCCGCAAAAAACGGGAGCGAGACAGTAGAGGAGCGAACGGCGATCGAATCGCTGCAGAAGCGCCTCCTGGATCTGCAGACGCAGGCTGCGCAGTATGTCGTCGGCAATGAAATGGCCCTCCTGTACCAGCGTCATGGCGGAGTCGGACTCAACGCGTCGACTGGAAAAGATTTGACGCGCTACATGATCAGTTTGCCGTCCAACCGGCTGCCTTTGTGGGCGGCGATTGAATCGGATCGGATGGCCAATCCGGTGTTGCGCGAATTTTATAAAGAACGCGGCGTCGTGATGGAAGAACGGCGCCTGCGCAACGACGACAGTCCGAACGGTCTGCTGTTCGAAACCTTCACCTCTACCGCGTTCCGCGCTCACGGCTACGGGATTCCCACCATCGGATGGGGGTCTGATATCCTGGCATTGACACCCGCCGCCACCGAATCCTTTTTCAAGGCCCAGTACGGCCCGAATCGCGCCACCATTGCGCTGGTCGGCGATATCAATCCGAAGGAAGTCATCGCGTTGATTGAACACACGTTCGGAAAGATTCCTGCCGCGCCCCCGCCTCCGCCGTTGGTGACGGTTGAGCCGGAACAGCGAGGCGAACGGCGAGTCGAAGTGGAGTTTGATGCCGAACCGGCCATCGTCATCGGGTATCACAAGCCGACGTTGAGGCATCCGGATGACGATGTATTCGATGTGCTCGACGCGGTGCTGAGCGACGGACTCACCTCTCGCTTGCATCAGAAGTTGGTGCGAGAGAAGCGACTGGCCGCCTCAGTCGGGTCTGATGCCAGTCATCCGGGAGTGCGCGCGCCGAATCTGTTCGTCGTCACCGCGACGCCGCTGGCCCCCCATACGACGACAGAAGTAGAAACCGCCATCTATGAAGAGATTGAGCGCCTGAAACGAGAGCCGGTCTCGTCCCAAGAGTTGGAAAAGGTACTCAACAATTTGGATGCCGATTTGGTGCGGGGCCTGCGATCGAATAGCGGCTTGGCATCTCAACTGGCGTTGCATCAGGCAGTCGCCGGTGACTGGCGCTATATCCTGACCTCACGTGACAAGGTCGCCAACGTCACGGCCGCCGATGTGCAGCGAGTGGCCACGCAATACTTTACAAAGTCGAATCGGACTGTCGCAGTCCTCGTGAAGAAGGAAAACACGAAGGCGATTGCGGCGGTGCCGGCCGGTGAGGTGAGACCATGA
- a CDS encoding insulinase family protein, which translates to MKRAKRQGVEAGSLSRLRMLLCMATVLLMDGAIACAADQPFGDPRTMTFKPVEFSPPEPERVVLGNGMVVYLLEDHELPLVTVTATMRTGSWLDPTDKVGLAAMTGVVMRTGGGGSLSAEQVDAELEQFAIDVSIGISRQSGSASLDVLSKDVDRGLEIFAGLIRTPAFEPARVELAKLQAMEGIRRRQDNPGSVVSREFAKLLYGTDHPTARESSVDSISRITRDDLVAFHHNTIHPNGMILGVTGDFKRDDMLTSLRKTFGDWKRGSVPELKIPDAQESGASRPIVRFVDKDTSQTHLRVGHLSIKENDPDYVALAIANDILGGSSFRSRLFNDVRTKRGLAYSVGSRLNTGMHDQGVWLMRAETKMTSTQEVIERFVANIERIRAEPVTDTELAEAKEAYVNSFVFSFSSPSAIVSRLIELEYDGLPKDFLQQLRAKVVKLTKENVLAAAKKHLRPDRLKILAVGSGEALPKALSTFGDVKEIKPVPEG; encoded by the coding sequence ATGAAGAGGGCAAAGAGACAAGGGGTAGAAGCGGGGAGTCTTTCCCGGTTGAGAATGCTGCTCTGCATGGCGACCGTGTTGCTGATGGATGGAGCTATCGCTTGTGCGGCCGACCAGCCCTTCGGCGATCCCAGAACCATGACGTTCAAGCCGGTGGAGTTTTCCCCGCCCGAGCCGGAGCGGGTTGTCCTCGGCAATGGCATGGTCGTCTACCTGTTGGAAGACCATGAATTACCGCTGGTCACCGTGACGGCCACCATGCGAACAGGGAGTTGGCTTGATCCAACCGATAAGGTCGGACTGGCGGCCATGACCGGGGTGGTGATGCGCACCGGCGGCGGGGGAAGTCTTTCGGCAGAGCAGGTTGATGCAGAGTTGGAACAATTTGCGATCGATGTCAGCATCGGAATCAGCAGACAATCCGGATCAGCATCCCTGGACGTTCTGAGCAAGGATGTGGATCGGGGGTTGGAGATCTTCGCGGGTCTTATCCGAACCCCGGCGTTCGAACCTGCGCGTGTCGAGCTGGCCAAGTTACAGGCCATGGAGGGGATCCGTCGCCGGCAAGATAACCCTGGCTCCGTCGTCAGTCGGGAATTTGCCAAGTTGCTCTATGGAACGGACCATCCGACCGCGCGAGAAAGTTCAGTGGACTCGATCTCGCGCATCACGCGGGACGATCTTGTCGCGTTTCATCACAATACGATTCACCCGAACGGCATGATCCTCGGTGTGACCGGTGACTTCAAGAGAGACGACATGCTGACCTCGCTCAGAAAAACGTTCGGAGATTGGAAGCGAGGGTCTGTGCCCGAGTTGAAGATTCCGGATGCACAGGAATCGGGTGCGTCTCGCCCGATCGTCCGGTTCGTCGATAAGGACACTTCTCAGACGCATCTTCGAGTGGGGCATCTCTCGATCAAGGAAAATGATCCCGATTATGTCGCATTAGCCATTGCGAACGATATTTTGGGCGGAAGTTCGTTTCGCAGCCGCCTGTTCAACGACGTGCGGACCAAGCGGGGGCTGGCCTACTCGGTCGGCAGCCGGCTCAATACGGGAATGCACGATCAAGGGGTCTGGCTGATGCGGGCGGAAACCAAGATGACCTCCACGCAGGAAGTGATCGAGCGGTTCGTGGCGAACATCGAACGCATACGCGCCGAACCGGTGACCGATACCGAGCTTGCCGAAGCGAAGGAAGCGTATGTGAATTCGTTTGTCTTCTCATTTTCCAGCCCGTCGGCCATCGTCAGCCGGTTGATAGAGTTGGAATACGACGGGTTGCCGAAGGACTTTCTTCAACAGCTGCGCGCCAAGGTGGTGAAGCTGACCAAGGAGAATGTCTTAGCGGCCGCCAAGAAACACTTGCGCCCCGATCGCTTGAAGATCCTTGCCGTCGGCTCTGGTGAGGCATTGCCGAAAGCGCTGTCAACGTTTGGAGACGTGAAAGAAATCAAACCGGTGCCGGAGGGCTAA
- a CDS encoding site-2 protease family protein — protein sequence MDGLGRNEHQNVDNGLVIETREESALPPVEEAESGGDVAPSFFSQWALPIVLFTLTVFTTLWAGAYQVYNGPARGPLNFLLTSPETLWRGIPFAGALLFILTTHELGHYLLSRIHRVPASLPLFIPGPPHFIGTFGAIIRMRGPILSRRALFDIGVAGPLAGFVVAVIALIVGLNLSTVVERTATYGLHLGEPLLLQFMSWVVIGPLPPEADVVLHPIGFAAWFGLFVTSLNLIPIGQLDGGHVAYALWGSRQRTMALAFLPILLILGFFGWSGWFLWAFMAGLWGVGHPPVMDPHVPLGRNRTIVGWIALAVFVTTFAPVPFSFH from the coding sequence ATGGACGGCCTCGGGCGGAATGAACATCAGAATGTGGATAACGGTCTCGTCATTGAGACGAGAGAAGAGTCGGCGCTACCGCCTGTGGAGGAGGCGGAGAGCGGCGGCGACGTAGCGCCGTCGTTTTTTTCACAGTGGGCCTTGCCGATCGTCCTCTTTACCCTGACCGTCTTTACGACTCTGTGGGCCGGTGCCTATCAAGTCTACAACGGACCGGCGCGCGGCCCCCTGAATTTCCTTCTGACCTCTCCTGAGACGCTCTGGCGGGGAATTCCGTTTGCCGGCGCGTTGCTCTTTATTCTCACCACACACGAGTTGGGGCATTATCTGTTGTCCAGGATCCACCGGGTGCCCGCTTCCTTGCCCTTGTTCATTCCGGGGCCGCCTCATTTTATCGGTACCTTCGGGGCCATCATCCGCATGCGGGGACCGATTCTCAGTCGTCGTGCGTTGTTCGACATCGGCGTCGCCGGCCCCCTGGCGGGCTTCGTGGTCGCCGTCATCGCGCTGATCGTCGGGCTCAATTTGTCCACGGTCGTCGAGCGAACGGCGACGTATGGTTTGCACTTGGGTGAGCCCTTGCTGCTTCAGTTCATGTCGTGGGTGGTGATCGGGCCGTTACCGCCTGAAGCTGACGTCGTGCTGCATCCGATCGGCTTCGCCGCTTGGTTCGGGCTTTTTGTGACCTCCCTCAATCTCATTCCGATCGGTCAGCTTGACGGCGGCCATGTCGCATATGCGTTATGGGGCTCGCGCCAGCGGACAATGGCGCTCGCCTTTCTCCCAATTTTGTTGATCCTGGGATTCTTCGGCTGGTCGGGTTGGTTCTTGTGGGCGTTTATGGCGGGACTGTGGGGCGTCGGCCATCCTCCGGTCATGGATCCTCATGTTCCGCTGGGTCGCAACCGGACGATTGTCGGATGGATTGCGCTCGCGGTGTTTGTCACGACCTTTGCCCCAGTCCCCTTTTCCTTCCACTAA
- the kdpF gene encoding K(+)-transporting ATPase subunit F, giving the protein MYALGGVVSAGLLVYLMVSLLKAEWF; this is encoded by the coding sequence ATGTATGCACTGGGCGGAGTAGTGTCGGCGGGGCTTCTGGTCTATCTCATGGTCTCGTTACTGAAGGCTGAATGGTTCTGA
- a CDS encoding zinc ribbon domain-containing protein: MITGSTSTTQCPKCQAEQSLKAEECVRCGIIFAKYRPNPVRARVPASSPSVDRSQWLLTAKQWLIESDTTTDSMTFYGRAAVFVVMLWWGWKFIVTPLETNYTGESFLHLINLPFHEAGHVIFIPFGHFMTILGGTLGQILMPVICLATFLLKTRDPFGASVALWWTAESMMDIAPYINDARALDLMLIGGVTGKETDGHDWNNILTMLDVLEWDHRLAHLTYNVGILFMLGSFLWGGVLLLRQYSRLSA, from the coding sequence ATGATCACAGGAAGCACTTCCACGACCCAGTGTCCGAAATGTCAGGCGGAACAGAGTCTGAAGGCAGAGGAGTGCGTGCGTTGCGGCATCATCTTCGCCAAGTATCGGCCGAATCCGGTGAGGGCTCGTGTTCCGGCATCCTCACCATCGGTCGATCGCTCTCAATGGCTTCTGACGGCCAAACAGTGGTTGATCGAATCGGACACGACGACCGATTCGATGACATTCTACGGTCGGGCAGCCGTGTTTGTGGTCATGCTCTGGTGGGGTTGGAAGTTCATCGTGACGCCCTTGGAAACGAACTACACCGGTGAATCATTTCTCCACCTGATCAATCTGCCCTTTCATGAAGCCGGACATGTGATCTTCATTCCATTCGGTCATTTCATGACGATTCTGGGAGGGACTCTGGGGCAGATTCTTATGCCGGTCATCTGTCTCGCCACATTTCTTCTCAAGACCCGAGACCCGTTCGGCGCTTCTGTCGCGTTGTGGTGGACGGCCGAGAGCATGATGGATATCGCTCCTTATATCAACGACGCGCGGGCGCTGGACCTCATGCTCATCGGCGGAGTGACCGGCAAGGAAACCGACGGGCACGATTGGAACAATATTCTGACGATGCTGGACGTATTGGAATGGGATCACCGGTTGGCTCATCTCACGTATAACGTGGGCATTCTCTTCATGCTCGGTTCCTTCCTCTGGGGAGGTGTCCTCTTGTTACGCCAGTACAGCCGGCTGTCCGCCTAA
- a CDS encoding MBL fold metallo-hydrolase, which produces MPLEDEFCDILKKSRTGQGLSVGDVSRVTGLPGGDITALERGDQPRDRSEVRALAKALGLRAESLEQIAIDKWEPVAQHMPPWVEMVHGSVNGYGVQGYLLHDEGEAVLVDTAYNAPAMLDLLRRYRLRLIGICLTHGHADHADGIEQILAQHEVPVYLGPEDVSLLSWRPRTELLVVPGDRLSIQVGRRVVRCMTTPGHTPGGICYRVDDAQLPVCFVGDTLFAGSIGRSNPKELHSTHLDSVRRRVLTLSPDYRLLPGHGPATTVEEELDHNPFAMMQ; this is translated from the coding sequence ATGCCGCTCGAAGATGAATTCTGCGACATTCTGAAAAAATCACGCACCGGGCAAGGCCTCTCGGTCGGCGATGTTTCGAGAGTGACGGGATTGCCCGGTGGCGATATTACCGCGTTGGAACGAGGAGATCAGCCGCGGGATCGTTCGGAAGTGCGTGCCTTGGCGAAGGCCTTGGGCCTGCGAGCTGAGTCGCTCGAACAGATTGCGATCGATAAGTGGGAACCGGTTGCGCAGCACATGCCGCCGTGGGTGGAAATGGTGCACGGGTCCGTCAACGGGTATGGTGTGCAGGGGTACCTCTTGCATGATGAGGGTGAGGCAGTATTGGTCGATACGGCTTATAACGCGCCGGCCATGCTGGATCTGCTTCGTCGATACCGATTGCGTCTCATCGGCATTTGTTTGACCCATGGCCACGCGGACCATGCGGACGGGATCGAGCAGATTCTGGCCCAACATGAAGTCCCGGTGTATCTGGGACCGGAGGATGTGAGCCTATTGAGTTGGCGGCCACGAACGGAATTGCTGGTTGTGCCGGGCGATCGCTTGTCGATCCAAGTCGGGCGCCGTGTCGTCCGATGTATGACGACGCCGGGGCATACACCGGGCGGGATCTGCTATCGGGTGGATGATGCACAGTTGCCGGTCTGTTTCGTCGGTGATACGCTGTTTGCCGGATCAATCGGCCGGTCCAATCCCAAGGAGTTGCATTCAACTCATCTCGATTCAGTGCGCCGCCGAGTACTGACGCTCTCCCCGGACTATCGTCTCTTGCCCGGACATGGCCCTGCCACAACCGTGGAGGAAGAACTCGATCACAATCCGTTTGCGATGATGCAGTAA